One Scylla paramamosain isolate STU-SP2022 chromosome 5, ASM3559412v1, whole genome shotgun sequence genomic region harbors:
- the LOC135100630 gene encoding ATP-dependent RNA helicase ddx23-like isoform X2, translated as MVPLDLELLAELEEEATSHYTEEDNQFTEHCKKSLPKPPILPADRFDRNRQCRGNFRHQDYRKEGGCRDQGEYRGHGNYRDCGNYRDHRREYSDHRQGRFVSDHRDHDDSRRDSEKRKYRSEKESDEYGRRNYQSSKYYNG; from the exons ATGGTGCCTCTCGACCTCGAGCTTCTGgctgagctggaggaggaagcaacCTCTCACTATACTGAGGAGGATAACCAGTTTACAGAG CACTGCAAGAAGAGCCTGCCTAAGCCGCCAATACTCCCTGCTGACAGATTTGACCGCAACAGACAGTGCAGAGGCAACTTTAGGCATCAAGactacaggaaggaaggaggctgcAGGGATCAAGGGGAGTACAGAGGTCATGGGAATTATAGGGATTGTGGGAATTACAGGGATCACAGGAGGGAATATTCTGACCACAGGCAAGGGAGGTTTGTCAGTGACCACAGAGATCATGATGACAGCAGAAGGGATAGCGAGAAGAGGAAGTACAGGTCTGAGAAGGAGAGTGATGAGTATGGAAGAAGGAATTACCAGTCCAGCAAATACTACAATGGGTAG